The Marinilongibacter aquaticus genome has a window encoding:
- a CDS encoding 3-coathanger stack domain-containing protein, whose amino-acid sequence MVVSKNLGNLCFVAVLLSLCVPAAFSHDTVACGENARMPLDSLPVIAWKADNGAASVASVHSRAIARDGDGHVLVCGSFQGTVDFGGTVLSSAGRDPFVAKYTESGGLVWVFGVHCPDGGEGQSLKSDEAGNVYAAGDFAGTLSAGGNALTSAGGLDIFVLKLGPAGDFQWLSGAGGTDEDHAGGIAVSGSSAYLTGQFAGSANFGGIALNTSSANYFLAKTDAMGGFQWARQASGATGGTGFGVAVDNAGDPYGIGSFEGTATFGTSAVSSSDGPLFFAKYHSDGSLEWVEQIAGDLGLYDASIAIDGANNIYVGSDIYGAYSFKGIGMPPGRAAFLLKMDADRNVIWESRCGGTGTYVLYGLDVGQNQKVAVTGGYRGGGTISMGGSDYPASMGKFDVFVACYGMDGGLEWGYVTGDAYDDNGQGISVAPNGPVFVTGLFRESVRFGDYDLLAGTKAGDNVGYNMFVARFGAPPDGEVGPDCPENLTLTGTVTGDRMAGVSIESSGANRIPASARVAYRAGQSVSLAPGFVAETNAVFIADIYGGCR is encoded by the coding sequence ATGGTGGTTTCGAAGAATTTGGGCAACCTGTGTTTTGTGGCTGTTCTTTTGTCGCTGTGCGTCCCCGCCGCATTTTCCCATGATACCGTGGCATGTGGAGAGAATGCCCGGATGCCTCTGGACTCTTTGCCGGTAATTGCCTGGAAGGCCGACAACGGAGCGGCCTCGGTGGCATCGGTCCATTCACGGGCCATTGCCCGTGACGGCGACGGACATGTGCTGGTCTGTGGGAGTTTTCAGGGAACCGTGGATTTCGGCGGCACGGTACTGTCCTCTGCCGGCCGTGACCCCTTTGTGGCCAAATATACGGAATCTGGTGGGCTGGTCTGGGTATTCGGCGTCCACTGCCCGGACGGGGGCGAGGGGCAGAGCCTGAAATCGGACGAGGCGGGCAATGTGTACGCAGCAGGAGATTTTGCAGGCACGCTCTCGGCCGGTGGGAACGCCCTGACCAGTGCGGGGGGGCTGGATATATTTGTCCTGAAGCTCGGGCCCGCCGGCGATTTTCAATGGCTGAGTGGGGCCGGTGGAACGGATGAGGACCATGCCGGAGGGATTGCCGTTTCCGGTTCTTCTGCCTATCTGACGGGCCAGTTCGCCGGGTCGGCCAATTTTGGCGGCATTGCCCTGAATACTTCTTCGGCCAATTACTTCCTGGCAAAAACCGACGCGATGGGCGGCTTCCAATGGGCCAGGCAGGCTTCCGGAGCAACCGGTGGCACGGGCTTCGGGGTGGCCGTAGACAATGCGGGAGACCCCTACGGGATAGGCAGCTTCGAGGGCACGGCCACCTTCGGCACAAGTGCCGTGTCGTCTTCGGACGGACCGCTTTTTTTTGCCAAATACCACAGCGACGGTTCGCTGGAATGGGTCGAGCAGATCGCAGGGGATCTCGGCCTCTACGATGCCTCCATTGCCATTGACGGGGCCAACAATATCTATGTGGGCAGCGATATTTACGGGGCCTACAGCTTCAAGGGCATCGGCATGCCCCCGGGCCGGGCTGCTTTTTTGCTTAAAATGGACGCCGACAGAAACGTGATATGGGAAAGCCGCTGCGGGGGGACGGGCACCTATGTGCTCTACGGTCTGGATGTGGGGCAAAATCAAAAGGTGGCCGTTACCGGTGGCTACAGGGGCGGCGGTACCATTTCGATGGGCGGCAGCGACTACCCGGCCAGCATGGGCAAGTTCGATGTGTTTGTGGCCTGTTACGGCATGGACGGCGGTCTGGAATGGGGATATGTCACAGGCGACGCCTACGATGACAATGGACAGGGCATATCGGTGGCTCCCAACGGCCCGGTTTTCGTCACGGGCCTTTTCCGGGAGTCCGTCCGTTTCGGTGATTACGACCTGCTGGCCGGCACGAAGGCAGGGGACAATGTGGGCTACAATATGTTCGTTGCCCGCTTCGGGGCACCTCCGGACGGCGAGGTCGGACCCGATTGCCCGGAAAACCTGACGCTTACCGGAACGGTTACCGGCGACAGGATGGCCGGTGTTTCGATTGAATCTTCCGGGGCGAACAGGATTCCCGCCTCGGCAAGGGTGGCCTACCGGGCAGGGCAATCGGTATCGTTGGCACCGGGATTTGTTGCCGAAACGAATGCCGTCTTTATCGCTGACATATATGGAGGTTGCCGGTGA
- a CDS encoding cation:proton antiporter, with protein sequence MNHLPQLIQDLGLILILAGTTTLLFKQMKQPVVLGYILAGLLVGPHFRLFPTVTDIQNVQVWAEIGVIVLLFGLGLEFSFKKLMKVGGSASVTALFEISAMVGIGYLIGYALNWPLMDRIFLGGILSIASTTIILRSFTELGLKGKRFTELVFGVLIIEDLVAVVLLVLLSTIAVSSQFAGTEMLVSILKLVFFLTLWFIAGIFFLPSLLHRAKHLLNEETLLIVSLGLCLSMVVLSSASGFSPALGAFVMGSILAETTKAERIERAIKPVSDLFGAIFFVSVGMLINPAVLIDYWGPIILVTVALLVAKTLHVTIGALIAGNPLDVSLSAGMSMAQIGEFSFIIATLGVSLGVTSSFLYPIAVAVSALTTFSTPYMIRFAGPLYHRIESLLPSRWKKSLERYSSGASNIRSANDWRILLRAYLFHIVLFSFIIVGIVLGFQNFALPWLKSYMPNTNAAISIGGTACFLVLSPFLWALVFQKIKPGNTANLWANKWYRGPLVALNIFRIALGISFVFFTLVSLFPLLVSVAGIAAVVLLSVLFSGKISRLYQKIERRFFVNLNAREIQNARFNRQELAPWDAHIVQHTLPFGSPVAGQRLEDMAIREKYGVNIVMIKRGEEQTIPIPGRDERLFPGDNLFVLGTDRQIDLFKKHVHPAIEAFAGKDLDKEIGLTSINVPSGSALIGQTISSSGIRERTNGLVVGIERDAMRILNPESRKEFLPGDRIWIVGDLERIKQLQV encoded by the coding sequence ATGAACCACCTGCCCCAGTTAATACAGGACCTGGGCCTGATACTTATCCTAGCCGGTACAACAACGCTCTTGTTCAAGCAAATGAAACAGCCGGTAGTGCTGGGCTATATACTTGCGGGCCTGCTTGTGGGACCGCATTTCCGGCTTTTCCCCACTGTCACCGATATCCAGAACGTACAGGTTTGGGCGGAAATAGGGGTCATCGTCCTCCTGTTCGGCCTGGGCCTGGAATTCAGTTTCAAGAAACTGATGAAGGTCGGCGGCTCCGCATCGGTAACCGCACTGTTCGAGATTTCGGCCATGGTCGGAATTGGATACCTGATCGGTTATGCCCTGAACTGGCCTCTCATGGACAGGATTTTCCTGGGCGGCATCCTGTCCATAGCCTCCACAACCATCATCCTACGGTCCTTTACCGAATTGGGGCTGAAGGGCAAACGGTTCACGGAACTCGTATTCGGCGTCCTTATAATCGAGGATCTGGTGGCCGTGGTTCTGTTGGTCCTCCTTTCGACGATAGCCGTAAGCAGCCAGTTCGCCGGAACCGAGATGCTGGTTTCCATACTGAAACTGGTCTTTTTCCTTACCCTGTGGTTCATTGCCGGCATCTTCTTCCTGCCCTCGCTCCTGCACAGGGCAAAACATCTGCTCAATGAGGAAACCCTTCTGATCGTTTCGCTCGGCCTCTGCCTGTCCATGGTCGTCCTTTCTTCGGCTTCCGGTTTTTCTCCGGCCCTGGGAGCTTTTGTCATGGGTTCGATACTTGCCGAAACAACCAAGGCCGAACGGATCGAAAGGGCCATCAAACCGGTCAGTGACCTCTTTGGTGCCATTTTTTTTGTTTCCGTGGGCATGCTCATCAACCCCGCGGTGCTGATCGATTACTGGGGGCCGATCATTCTGGTGACCGTGGCCCTGCTGGTGGCCAAAACCCTGCATGTCACCATAGGGGCACTCATTGCGGGCAATCCCTTGGATGTTTCACTGTCTGCCGGCATGAGCATGGCCCAAATAGGCGAATTTTCTTTCATCATTGCAACCCTTGGCGTTTCCCTGGGCGTGACCAGCAGTTTCCTGTACCCCATTGCCGTTGCCGTATCGGCACTGACGACCTTTTCCACACCTTACATGATCAGGTTCGCCGGTCCTCTGTACCACAGGATTGAGTCACTGCTGCCTTCCAGATGGAAGAAATCCCTGGAACGCTACAGCAGCGGGGCCTCCAACATTCGATCCGCCAACGACTGGCGGATCCTGCTCAGGGCCTATTTGTTCCATATCGTCCTTTTCTCTTTTATCATTGTGGGCATCGTCCTTGGATTCCAGAATTTTGCCCTGCCCTGGCTGAAATCCTACATGCCCAATACCAACGCGGCCATTTCGATCGGGGGAACTGCCTGTTTCTTGGTGCTTTCCCCATTTCTCTGGGCACTTGTTTTCCAGAAAATAAAACCCGGAAATACCGCCAACCTGTGGGCAAACAAATGGTACAGGGGGCCGCTGGTGGCCCTTAACATTTTCCGCATAGCACTGGGAATCTCCTTTGTTTTCTTCACCCTCGTGTCGCTGTTCCCCCTGTTGGTTTCAGTGGCCGGGATCGCGGCGGTCGTACTCCTTTCCGTATTGTTTTCGGGCAAGATATCCAGGCTCTACCAAAAGATCGAGCGACGTTTCTTTGTCAACCTCAATGCCCGCGAAATTCAAAATGCCAGGTTCAACCGCCAAGAGTTGGCCCCATGGGACGCCCACATCGTCCAACATACCCTGCCCTTCGGCTCTCCGGTAGCCGGCCAAAGGCTCGAAGACATGGCCATCCGCGAAAAATACGGCGTGAACATTGTCATGATAAAACGGGGGGAAGAACAAACCATCCCCATTCCCGGCAGGGACGAGCGGCTATTCCCGGGCGACAACCTGTTCGTCCTTGGCACGGACAGGCAAATAGACCTGTTCAAAAAGCATGTGCACCCGGCAATCGAAGCATTCGCCGGGAAAGACCTTGACAAAGAGATCGGACTGACGAGCATAAACGTACCCAGCGGCTCGGCCCTGATCGGCCAGACCATCAGCAGCAGCGGAATACGGGAAAGAACGAACGGTTTGGTTGTCGGAATCGAGCGTGACGCAATGCGGATACTGAACCCCGAATCCCGCAAAGAGTTCCTGCCGGGCGACAGGATCTGGATCGTCGGGGACCTGGAACGCATAAAACAATTGCAAGTTTAG
- a CDS encoding fibrobacter succinogenes major paralogous domain-containing protein, with the protein MPTDNAANKVVVHKADGKLGTRDLNSLVAAPADTSRSLGSDLEIFKTFCSCPPENMPPSMVRKLLNSGYSEEDLSLMGVSQQQIRRSKPVLDGDGNAYEVMKVVVEEVGTFYVLKENLKTTKFNDGTTIIGNLPAGAWVNAAAGQNPAWAYPESNPANKDKYGLLYNGYVLTGGKNACPLGWTPANNSDLMNIGSSTAEYFRAVGTDTWDFPNSGNDFSGLNLPGAGGIEITGDWVGFRIAAVLHSYQENPSTGEIMSTVVLKDNETVLQSDYPKAYGGSIRCVSISW; encoded by the coding sequence ATGCCTACGGATAATGCCGCCAATAAAGTGGTGGTGCACAAGGCCGACGGCAAACTAGGCACCCGTGATCTTAATTCATTGGTGGCCGCTCCCGCAGATACCAGTCGCTCGCTGGGTTCTGATCTGGAAATTTTCAAGACTTTCTGTAGCTGCCCGCCGGAAAACATGCCGCCTTCTATGGTCAGAAAGCTTCTCAATAGTGGCTATTCCGAGGAAGATTTAAGTTTAATGGGCGTTTCTCAGCAGCAGATCAGGCGATCAAAACCTGTGTTGGATGGTGACGGCAACGCATATGAAGTGATGAAAGTTGTGGTGGAAGAAGTAGGTACTTTTTATGTATTGAAAGAAAATCTTAAAACCACCAAGTTTAATGATGGCACCACCATTATCGGAAATCTTCCTGCGGGAGCATGGGTAAATGCGGCTGCAGGCCAAAATCCGGCCTGGGCTTATCCTGAGTCAAACCCCGCGAACAAAGACAAATATGGCCTCTTATATAATGGATACGTGCTTACCGGAGGAAAAAACGCCTGTCCGCTTGGCTGGACTCCTGCCAATAATAGTGACCTGATGAACATCGGAAGTTCAACAGCGGAATATTTCAGAGCAGTAGGCACCGACACCTGGGACTTCCCCAACAGCGGTAATGATTTCTCGGGCTTAAACCTGCCCGGTGCGGGCGGAATAGAAATTACCGGTGATTGGGTGGGTTTCCGTATTGCCGCCGTGCTTCATTCCTACCAGGAGAACCCCTCCACGGGTGAAATCATGAGTACTGTTGTTTTAAAGGACAATGAAACCGTTTTGCAGTCTGATTATCCGAAGGCTTATGGAGGTAGCATTCGCTGCGTGAGCATTTCCTGGTAA
- a CDS encoding ELWxxDGT repeat protein, with protein sequence MKTLTLKMALPVLCLWTAGRTAAQVSRIATSPVRTVSSVGNDFLSLDGKIYMPSSYKYFDLVNSPYSAIWESDGTPAGTHPMTYIDGASQLTPLAGNKFCFVTSDASFGIPFESVLGVSDGTPGGTQTLKSFLDIPNLQLYTIRLFASANGKAFLFSSQPALWVTDGTVGGTEKLVEFSSASFVYSGEPQWSIAHGDEVYFAAYLSGSSTQAALWKSDGTAAGTVLLKNSEGNPLLQPQHFVEYGGELFFSATDGSTGMELWKTDGTQSGTVLLKDIVPGSVGSSPMGLTAAGSKFYFSARDLTHGTELWSSDGTAGNTQMVRDVYTGSGSGQPMALTAMGNSVYFFANEGVHGVELWKSDGSGGGTQLVKDVNPGPAGQSTGLLSTGTANGYLFFVADDGTHGMEVWQSDGTAGNTLLARDILEGSGSGMFNGTEYEVSRFYTFADRIVFSADNGRTGFEPWISDGVTTRLLRDTNPASGFIEGYIASQVFPELGESNNGTQWFADQDHILFTADDPVYGQEPYISDGQAAPVLLKDLKPGSEGSSPGHYTFHGGQLYFAGEDAEGNQLWVSDGTTAGTRKIGSGLNPSNFMPYKGKLYFSGTGGLYATDGTTAGTVRVFEGIVKEDALPQEMNGLLYFSAKEYSSSYGTELWVTDGDPTLSAAHTHMLKDIRPGSGEGAPYNFRLFGNVLFFVANDGTHGTELWKSDGTAAGTQMVQDLNNTANYSGNARPYGLTPFNGQLYFVASDGAGGPGLLGSYHLFKTDGTAISLVKRLNEESDPAPFGFTVFNSKIYFTAKDPAHGYELWASDGTGAGTALVADMLPGPLASAPFGLIAQEDKLYFAATDQANGYEPRYLDSGGQVHLVADIKTGPAGSLSMPMVRKGNALYFWASDDDDRVALYKIGGSGCPDTLSPNGITESDRKAAISVSTATVNTIPSGADVTYQGGGFVELNPGFAAESGSVFVSRVLGGCQ encoded by the coding sequence ATGAAAACACTGACTTTGAAAATGGCCCTGCCCGTCCTTTGCCTCTGGACGGCGGGCAGGACGGCCGCACAGGTAAGCAGGATCGCGACAAGCCCCGTCCGCACGGTATCTTCTGTGGGCAATGACTTTTTGTCCCTGGACGGCAAAATCTACATGCCCAGTTCCTACAAGTACTTCGATTTGGTGAACTCTCCCTACAGTGCCATATGGGAAAGCGACGGCACGCCGGCGGGCACCCATCCCATGACCTATATAGACGGGGCGTCGCAGCTCACCCCGCTTGCCGGAAACAAGTTCTGTTTCGTCACCTCGGATGCCAGTTTCGGCATTCCCTTTGAATCGGTCCTCGGGGTTTCCGACGGGACCCCTGGCGGTACCCAGACCCTGAAGAGCTTTCTGGACATCCCCAATCTTCAGCTCTACACCATCCGGCTCTTTGCTTCGGCGAACGGCAAGGCATTCCTTTTCTCCTCCCAGCCCGCCCTTTGGGTGACGGACGGCACGGTGGGCGGAACAGAGAAGCTGGTGGAATTCAGCTCGGCGTCCTTTGTGTATTCCGGCGAGCCCCAATGGTCGATCGCCCATGGGGATGAGGTTTATTTTGCGGCATACCTTTCGGGTTCTTCCACGCAGGCCGCCCTGTGGAAGTCCGACGGCACGGCCGCCGGAACCGTCCTGTTGAAGAACTCGGAGGGCAATCCGCTCCTGCAGCCGCAGCATTTCGTGGAATACGGCGGCGAACTCTTTTTTTCGGCAACCGACGGCAGCACGGGCATGGAACTCTGGAAAACCGACGGCACGCAGTCCGGCACGGTGCTACTCAAGGACATTGTGCCCGGCAGCGTGGGCTCTTCACCGATGGGCCTGACGGCCGCCGGTTCCAAATTCTACTTTTCGGCACGCGATCTGACGCACGGGACGGAGCTCTGGTCCTCGGACGGCACGGCGGGCAATACCCAGATGGTGAGGGATGTCTATACCGGCTCGGGAAGCGGGCAGCCCATGGCCCTGACGGCAATGGGCAATTCGGTTTACTTCTTTGCCAACGAAGGGGTCCATGGGGTCGAACTGTGGAAATCCGACGGGAGCGGCGGCGGGACCCAGCTGGTCAAGGATGTCAATCCCGGCCCCGCGGGCCAGAGTACGGGCCTGCTCAGCACGGGCACGGCCAACGGTTACCTTTTCTTTGTCGCCGACGACGGGACCCACGGCATGGAGGTCTGGCAAAGCGACGGCACGGCGGGAAACACCCTGCTGGCCAGGGACATCCTGGAGGGCAGCGGATCGGGCATGTTCAATGGCACGGAATATGAAGTGTCCCGTTTCTATACATTTGCCGACCGCATCGTGTTTTCGGCTGACAATGGAAGGACCGGCTTCGAACCTTGGATATCGGACGGCGTGACCACCCGGCTGTTGAGGGACACCAACCCCGCATCGGGTTTCATAGAGGGCTATATAGCCTCCCAGGTGTTCCCCGAACTGGGGGAAAGCAACAACGGCACGCAATGGTTTGCCGACCAGGACCACATCCTCTTTACGGCCGACGATCCCGTGTACGGACAGGAGCCCTACATATCGGATGGGCAGGCGGCACCGGTCCTGCTCAAGGACCTGAAACCGGGCAGCGAGGGCTCCAGTCCGGGGCACTATACCTTCCACGGCGGGCAACTGTATTTCGCCGGTGAGGATGCGGAAGGCAATCAACTCTGGGTTTCGGACGGAACGACCGCAGGCACCCGGAAAATAGGCTCGGGTCTGAACCCTTCAAATTTCATGCCCTACAAGGGGAAGCTGTACTTCTCCGGTACGGGAGGGCTCTATGCCACGGACGGGACGACCGCAGGTACCGTACGCGTTTTCGAGGGCATCGTCAAAGAGGATGCCCTCCCCCAGGAAATGAACGGCCTGCTCTATTTTTCGGCCAAGGAATATTCCAGCAGTTACGGTACGGAACTTTGGGTGACCGACGGGGATCCCACGCTTTCGGCGGCACATACCCATATGCTGAAGGACATCCGGCCCGGAAGCGGGGAGGGGGCCCCCTACAACTTCAGACTTTTCGGCAACGTGCTCTTTTTTGTGGCCAACGACGGCACCCACGGTACGGAACTGTGGAAAAGCGACGGTACGGCCGCGGGGACCCAGATGGTCCAGGACCTCAACAACACCGCCAATTACAGTGGCAACGCACGTCCCTACGGACTCACGCCTTTCAACGGGCAACTCTATTTCGTGGCCAGTGACGGGGCGGGCGGCCCCGGCCTTTTGGGAAGCTACCATCTGTTCAAAACGGACGGCACGGCCATTTCGCTGGTCAAAAGGCTGAACGAAGAGTCCGACCCTGCTCCTTTCGGCTTTACGGTTTTCAATTCGAAGATATATTTTACCGCCAAGGATCCCGCACACGGCTATGAACTGTGGGCCAGCGACGGGACAGGGGCGGGCACGGCCCTTGTGGCCGACATGCTCCCCGGACCATTGGCCTCCGCCCCCTTTGGCCTGATCGCCCAGGAGGACAAGCTCTATTTTGCGGCCACCGACCAGGCCAATGGTTACGAGCCCAGGTACCTCGACAGTGGAGGGCAGGTCCACTTGGTGGCCGATATCAAGACCGGCCCGGCAGGCTCGCTGAGCATGCCGATGGTCAGAAAGGGGAACGCTCTCTATTTCTGGGCTTCCGACGACGACGACCGGGTCGCATTGTACAAAATAGGGGGCAGCGGCTGTCCCGACACCCTATCGCCCAACGGGATTACGGAAAGCGACCGGAAGGCTGCCATTTCCGTTTCCACGGCCACGGTGAATACCATTCCTTCAGGGGCCGATGTGACCTACCAGGGCGGTGGTTTTGTGGAACTCAACCCGGGCTTCGCGGCCGAAAGCGGCAGCGTGTTTGTCTCCAGGGTGTTGGGCGGCTGCCAATAA
- a CDS encoding tail fiber domain-containing protein → MKKMIIVLLALTAGQMRAQSLVIHDTAQSIEILPNKVLVNSPIAPGYNFALGENALEGITTGRLNLAIGLDALRLNTEGRSNLGIGSDALGSNTIGSFNLAFGNQALHQNTTGQGNVAVGTETLLSNKTGAYNTAIGYASLRSSVSGDQNTAVGGSALNANSGHRNTAIGFEAMTGHKYNDHNTAIGVRALSLDTTSTRNIALGNTSMGNGYGFQDNVSIGYNAMLNATGSLENLAIGNYSLSKLEAYSGNIALGDHAMFGTQIGSENIAIGRSAMYNANEIEYTIAIGTNVFGNKMSGDNNVVIGHNIGNGDQTGYENVAVGNYALGGNQSGYRNTAVGHGSMGNITTGRSNVALGFQSLTYNNNGDNNVAIGRWALGNTNGHNNVALGYYAGEQEMGSDKLYIENSNSSSPLIGGDFASNKLGINRSITDLQSRSENFQVEGEAFKTLGSGNWTIPSDRRLKKEITNLNSEEILVKILSMQGVSYKWIGKDKPQNLQIGFIAQDLQKVFPEKVKEDSNGFLSASYGDFDPMLVEAIKALAKQNQILQGRIEKLEQFLLKSSPEQFSAKK, encoded by the coding sequence ATGAAAAAAATGATCATCGTTTTGCTCGCTCTTACGGCCGGGCAAATGAGGGCTCAATCGCTCGTTATCCATGATACGGCACAAAGCATTGAGATTCTTCCGAACAAAGTGCTCGTCAATTCACCGATTGCACCGGGCTATAACTTTGCCCTAGGAGAAAATGCCCTTGAGGGTATCACCACCGGTCGGTTAAATCTGGCCATCGGTCTGGACGCTCTTCGGCTCAATACGGAAGGAAGAAGTAACCTGGGAATCGGTTCGGACGCTCTGGGCAGTAATACCATTGGGAGCTTTAACCTGGCCTTCGGCAATCAGGCACTCCATCAAAACACAACGGGACAGGGAAATGTGGCCGTTGGTACGGAAACATTGCTTTCCAATAAGACCGGGGCGTACAATACCGCCATCGGTTATGCATCTTTGAGGTCTTCTGTTTCGGGCGATCAAAACACGGCAGTGGGAGGCAGTGCTCTTAATGCGAATAGCGGCCATCGGAATACGGCCATTGGCTTCGAAGCCATGACCGGGCATAAGTACAATGACCACAATACTGCCATTGGGGTGCGGGCACTGTCACTGGATACCACCAGTACCAGAAATATTGCCCTCGGCAATACTTCCATGGGAAATGGGTACGGTTTTCAGGATAATGTCAGCATCGGCTATAACGCCATGCTCAATGCCACCGGAAGCCTTGAAAACCTGGCCATCGGGAACTACTCACTCAGTAAACTGGAAGCTTACTCCGGAAACATAGCCCTGGGGGATCATGCCATGTTCGGTACTCAAATTGGCAGTGAAAACATTGCTATTGGCAGGTCGGCTATGTACAACGCGAATGAGATCGAATATACCATTGCTATTGGAACCAATGTTTTCGGGAATAAAATGTCCGGAGATAATAACGTGGTGATTGGTCATAATATCGGTAATGGAGATCAGACCGGCTATGAGAACGTGGCAGTGGGTAATTATGCCCTAGGAGGAAACCAAAGCGGTTATCGCAATACTGCTGTGGGACATGGAAGCATGGGCAATATTACGACGGGCCGCTCAAATGTGGCCCTTGGGTTCCAGTCTTTGACCTATAATAATAATGGAGACAATAATGTAGCTATCGGCCGATGGGCCCTGGGAAATACCAATGGACACAATAATGTAGCTCTCGGTTATTACGCCGGAGAACAGGAAATGGGATCCGATAAGCTTTACATTGAAAACAGTAATAGTTCATCGCCTTTAATCGGTGGTGATTTTGCTTCCAACAAACTGGGAATAAACCGCTCAATTACAGATTTGCAATCCCGCTCAGAAAACTTTCAGGTCGAAGGAGAAGCCTTCAAAACATTGGGCAGTGGAAACTGGACTATCCCATCCGACAGAAGACTGAAAAAGGAAATTACAAACCTGAATTCTGAAGAAATCTTAGTCAAAATCCTATCAATGCAAGGAGTGAGCTATAAATGGATTGGTAAAGATAAACCTCAGAATCTCCAGATAGGCTTCATCGCCCAGGATCTTCAAAAAGTATTCCCTGAGAAAGTCAAAGAAGATAGTAACGGATTTCTATCAGCTTCCTACGGTGATTTTGACCCAATGCTAGTAGAAGCTATCAAGGCTTTGGCCAAACAGAATCAAATACTACAAGGCCGTATTGAAAAACTGGAACAGTTTCTTTTAAAATCCTCACCCGAACAATTTTCAGCCAAAAAATAA
- a CDS encoding JAB domain-containing protein: MDRINSTVFSTEFMELRVSAVRRGTARISLNSPQRLDVAFRPFFTDCMDDHEEVWVLCMDSELKPLCVSRISSGGLYQSLVPFRYIIRAAVLSNARAVAIAHNHPSGRLQPSREDREFARRLEQAAELFDIRLLDSLILSSEGHYSFRDQGLLN, from the coding sequence ATGGACAGGATCAATTCAACGGTGTTTTCGACGGAGTTCATGGAACTCAGGGTGAGTGCGGTGCGAAGGGGTACGGCACGGATCTCGCTGAACAGCCCGCAGCGGCTGGATGTGGCCTTCAGGCCTTTTTTCACGGATTGCATGGACGACCACGAGGAGGTGTGGGTGCTGTGCATGGACAGCGAGCTGAAGCCGCTGTGCGTGAGCAGGATCTCCTCTGGGGGGCTTTACCAGTCCCTAGTGCCCTTCCGCTACATCATCAGGGCGGCGGTGCTGTCGAATGCCCGGGCGGTGGCCATAGCCCACAACCACCCCAGCGGCAGGCTGCAGCCCTCGCGCGAGGACAGGGAATTCGCCCGCCGGCTGGAACAGGCGGCCGAACTGTTCGACATCCGCCTGCTGGACTCCCTTATCCTGAGCTCGGAGGGGCATTACTCCTTCCGCGACCAGGGCCTGCTGAATTAG
- a CDS encoding tail fiber domain-containing protein, which produces MKVNGQFSVNDNVIFTGFTQIDDMHSLGSISVVGSVCASDISCSSDIRLKRDIRPLDFNWGNLSALRAVHYTWKDPERGTDLQSGLIAQEVQKLYPELVQSGADGYLSVNYIGPVPHLIEGLKDPKAENTELKEKVAKLETLLQEEIENLEAAVASIKGVAVVKR; this is translated from the coding sequence GTGAAGGTCAACGGTCAATTCAGTGTGAACGACAATGTCATCTTTACGGGTTTTACGCAAATTGACGACATGCACAGTTTGGGAAGCATTTCCGTTGTGGGGAGCGTGTGTGCCTCCGACATAAGCTGTTCTTCGGACATTCGCCTGAAACGGGACATTCGTCCCTTGGATTTCAACTGGGGTAACCTTTCGGCCCTGCGGGCGGTGCATTATACATGGAAGGACCCTGAACGCGGAACGGACCTGCAAAGCGGCCTGATTGCCCAGGAGGTACAGAAGCTATATCCTGAATTGGTACAATCCGGTGCCGACGGCTACTTGTCGGTGAACTATATAGGACCGGTGCCCCACCTTATTGAAGGTCTAAAGGACCCGAAGGCGGAAAATACGGAATTGAAAGAAAAGGTGGCCAAACTCGAAACTCTTTTGCAGGAGGAAATAGAAAACCTTGAAGCCGCGGTGGCGTCCATAAAAGGTGTTGCGGTTGTAAAGCGATGA